A single region of the Gossypium arboreum isolate Shixiya-1 chromosome 12, ASM2569848v2, whole genome shotgun sequence genome encodes:
- the LOC108478129 gene encoding probable LRR receptor-like serine/threonine-protein kinase At3g47570: MSNLLCFSLFLFSILSAATSRSINETETQALLAIKARILIDPYEAFVSWNGSRHFCDWPGVTCGRRHRRVTALRLPSLNLVGDLSPCIANLTFLKVINVGNNSFRGPIPLEVTQLHRLEELVLANNSFHGELPRHLASCSNLKFVNLNGNALGGEIHAELGSLSKLRMLQLAMNNFIGTIPPSIGNISSLQYLSLMQNQLEGRIPIELGHLSNLRFLQLASNKFSGTVPKELYNISSIFSFGLADNQLQGQVPPYISLSLPNLRFIYLGKNKFSGPIPTSIANVTGLIQLDMGSNELSGPIPNLGSLQNLQALNFGDNFLDSSNDLSFLSSLTNCTNLSLLWLYKNNLTGVLPDSIGNLSTNLNQFRIETNFISGAIPKGIGNLAGLEYLGLFENMFTSTIPDSIGKMSKLKYLYAYTNRITGEIPLSLGNMTQLIVLSIEDNLLQGNIPVTMGNFIHLEQLDLSQNRLNATIPKEVFGLCSSIIAVSFASNGLTGTLPSEVGNCKNLILLDVSNNNLYGEIPSSLENCLMLELLSLQGNSFNGTIPSSFKRLRSIQVLDLSNNDFSGRIPMFLAEVPLVTDLNLSFNMFEGEVPMNGVFGNISAFSVIGNKKLCGGIKPLRLPVCPRETETKGKNFPHKVIIATSVILFVVLFSICLFVIKQRANWSRKKEGIASPLDKKHPKLSYAELLHATDGFSSANLIGKGRYGSVYKGTLTSDCQKPIAVKVLDLQQRGADRTFKSECQVLKNLKHRNLVKVITSCSSIDFQGNDFKALVFEFMPNGSLETWLHPSSTELNHSTRLNLTQRLNIAIDVALALDYLHSQFGNPVVHCDLKPSNVLLDGDLTAYVSDFGLTQFLTMTAEYSIGEQSSSIGIRGTMGYIPPEYGMGKEISTFGDVYSYGVVLMELFTGKRPTDSMFTGELSLRDYVKAALPDRAAEIADPWLNFENEAFDQNGQSSGGGTGNTGKWLGSVLGIGVACSADSPIERMIIGDVLRELHNVRNSLIGDHRRRRA, from the exons ATGTCAAACCTGTTatgtttttctcttttcctctttTCCATTCTGAGTGCAGCCACTTCTCGGTCCATAAACGAGACCGAAACACAAGCGTTGCTTGCAATCAAGGCTCGAATACTCATTGATCCTTACGAGGCCTTTGTTTCTTGGAATGGTTCTCGACATTTTTGCGACTGGCCAGGAGTAACTTGTGGTAGACGGCATCGACGTGTGACCGCCTTGCGACTACCGTCACTCAATTTGGTAGGCGATCTATCTCCTTGCATAGCTAATCTTACGTTCCTTAAAGTGATCAACGTCGGGAACAATAGTTTCCGTGGTCCGATCCCTCTAGAAGTTACTCAATTGCATCGTTTAGAGGAATTGGTTCTTGCCAACAACTCTTTCCATGGTGAACTTCCAAGGCACCTTGCTAGTTGTTCGAACCTAAAATTTGTCAACTTAAACGGAAACGCTCTCGGAGGGGAAATACACGCTGAGCTCGGTTCTTTGTCGAAGCTCCGTATGCTTCAACTAGCCATGAATAACTTCATAGGGACAATTCCACCTTCAATAGGGAACATCTCTTCCCTTCAGTATCTTTCGTTAATGCAGAACCAGCTTGAAGGACGCATACCGATTGAGCTCGGTCATCTCTCGAACTTGCGATTTCTTCAATTAGCTTCAAATAAGTTCTCTGGTACAGTTCCTAAAGAACTATACAATATCTCGTCCATTTTTTCCTTTGGTTTAGCTGATAACCAGTTACAAGGCCAAGTCCCTCCTTATATAAGCTTGAGCCTCCCTAACCTTAGGTTCATTTACCTTGGGAAAAACAAGTTTTCAGGGCCAATTCCAACATCAATAGCCAATGTCACTGGGCTCATACAACTCGATATGGGTTCAAACGAGTTGTCTGGACCGATACCGAACTTGGGAAGCCTTCAGAATCTACAAGCATTGAATTTCGGCGACAACTTCCTTGATAGCTCCAATGATTTGAGTTTCCTCAGTTCATTGACTAATTGTACCAATCTCAGTCTCTTATGGTTATACAAAAATAACCTGACCGGTGTTTTGCCAGACTCGATCGGAAACCTCTCTACGAATCTCAATCAATTCCGGATAGAAACCAACTTCATTTCCGGTGCTATACCGAAAGGGATAGGAAACCTTGCAGGCTTGGAATACCTTGGATTGTTTGAAAACATGTTCACAAGCACCATCCCTGATTCTATAGGCAAAATGTCCAAGTTGAAATATTTATACGCATACACAAATAGAATTACAGGGGAAATTCCTTTATCTTTAGGGAACATGACCCAACTAATTGTTCTTAGCATTGAGGATAATTTGTTACAAGGAAACATACCTGTAACAATGGGTAACTTCATTCACTTGGAACAACTGGATCTATCTCAGAATCGTCTTAACGCCACAATACCGAAGGAAGTTTTTGGTCTCTGTTCGTCCATTATAGCCGTTAGCTTTGCTTCAAATGGTTTAACAGGGACTTTACCATCAGAGGTTGGAAACTGCAAAAATCTCATCTTGTTGGATGTATCAAACAATAATCTTTATGGGGAAATTCCTAGCTCGCTCGAGAATTGCTTGATGCTCGAGTTGCTTTCTCTGCAAGGAAACTCTTTTAATGGAACCATTCCTTCTTCATTCAAAAGATTAAGAAGCATACAAGTTCTTGATCTTTCGAATAATGATTTTTCAGGGCGAATACCAATGTTTCTAGCCGAAGTCCCTCTTGTCACTGATCTCAACCTGTCTTTCAATATGTTCGAAGGTGAAGTGCCCATGAATGGAGTGTTTGGCAACATAAGTGCATTCTCGGTTATTGGGAACAAGAAGTTATGCGGAGGAATTAAGCCGCTTCGGTTGCCTGTTTGTCCTAGGGAAACCGAAACGAAAGGGAAGAACTTCCCACATAAGGTGATAATTGCAACCAGTGTCATACTCTTCGTCGTTTTGTTCTCGATATGTCTCTTCGTGATCAAACAACGGGCTAACTGGTCACGAAAGAAAGAGGGCATTGCCTCCCCGTTGGATAAGAAACACCCGAAACTTTCCTACGCCGAACTCCTTCATGCGACCGATGGTTTCTCTTCGGCCAACTTAATCGGCAAGGGAAGATATGGTTCGGTCTATAAAGGTACTCTAACTTCCGACTGTCAAAAACCTATCGCTGTGAAAGTACTCGATCTCCAACAACGTGGTGCCGACCGGACTTTCAAGTCCGAATGCCAAGTCCTTAAGAACCTTAAACATCGTAATCTTGTCAAGGTCATTACTTCTTGCTCAAGCATCGATTTCCAAGGCAACGATTTTAAAGCTTTGGTGTTCGAGTTCATGCCAAATGGGAGCTTAGAAACCTGGTTACATCCAAGTTCAACTGAGTTAAACCATTCAACGAGGCTAAATCTAACTCAGAGACTCAACATCGCCATTGATGTTGCTTTAGCATTGGATTATCTTCATTCCCAATTCGGCAATCCGGTCGTCCATTGTGATTTAAAGCCGAGCAACGTTCTTCTTGACGGCGACTTAACTGCTTATGTTAGTGATTTCGGACTAACGCAGTTTCTTACAATGACAGCTGAGTACTCCATCGGTGAGCAAAGCAGTTCCATTGGAATAAGAGGAACCATGGGATATATCCCTCCAG AATATGGAATGGGAAAGGAAATATCCACATTCGGTGATGTGTACAGCTACGGCGTCGTTTTAATGGAGTTGTTTACTGGCAAAAGACCCACTGACAGCATGTTTACGGGAGAGCTTAGCCTACGTGATTACGTTAAGGCGGCGCTGCCTGATCGTGCGGCGGAGATAGCCGATCCTTggctcaattttgaaaatgaagcCTTCGATCAAAATGGCCAAAGCAGCGGCGGTGGCACCGGCAACACTGGGAAATGGTTGGGCTCAGTCCTTGGCATCGGAGTCGCATGCTCTGCTGATTCGCCGATTGAGCGAATGATAATCGGAGATGTGCTGAGAGAGCTTCACAATGTTAGAAATAGCCTTATTGGAGATCACCGGAGAAGAAGAGCGTAG
- the LOC108476892 gene encoding protein C2-DOMAIN ABA-RELATED 4-like — MADSPGSEKTKSSSLMDNLLGLLRIRIKRGVNLAVRDVRSSDPYVVVKLDKQKLKTRVIKKDVNPEWNEDLTLSITDPSTPIKLTVYDHDTFSKDDKMGNAEIDIRPYIEALKVDVDDIPNGTTIARVQPCRTNCLSEESAITLVDRKVVQDICLRLRNVECGEVEIQLQWIELPGSKGLS, encoded by the exons ATGGCTGATTCTCCAGGCTCAGAAAAAACGAAGAGCTCATCGTTGATGGATAACTTATTGGGCCTTCTTCGGATTCGGATTAAACGGGGCGTTAACCTCGCCGTTCGTGATGTTCGAAGCAGCGATCCTTACGTTGTTGTTAAATTGGATAAACAG AAATTGAAGACTCGTGTAATAAAGAAGGATGTTAATCCTGAGTGGAATGAGGATTTAACTCTTTCCATAACAGATCCTAGTACTCCAATAAAACTG ACAGTTTATGACCATGACACTTTTAGCAAGGATGATAAAATGGGAAATGCAGAGATTGACATCAGGCCGTACATAGAAGCCTTGAAAGTGGATGTGGATGATATCCCGAATGGAACCACGATAGCCAGAGTGCAACCTTGCAGGACCAACTGCCTGTCCGAGGAGAGTGCCATCACTTTGGTCGACAGGAAGGTTGTGCAAGACATTTGCCTCCGATTGAGAAACGTGGAGTGCGGTGAAGTGGAAATCCAACTTCAATGGATTGAACTTCCCGGGTCTAAAGGTTTATCATGA